One window from the genome of Mucilaginibacter ginsenosidivorans encodes:
- a CDS encoding TetR/AcrR family transcriptional regulator, with protein sequence MGIVERRARQKEEVKNNIIYTAWDMVKKDGWQALSIRKIAEAIEYSVPVIYDHFENKEAILLEFGKKGFRKLGDKLEFARDQYTNPPDQIKAMADAYWEFALNNVQLYQLMFGIGMASCESDKCTAEYERFIDIMIEPIEKQLKLNNRTDVNACLKYHTLWSVLHGLVSIKISGTSPADDELTKVVLDDAITGYIKNLQ encoded by the coding sequence ATGGGAATTGTAGAGCGCAGGGCGAGGCAGAAGGAAGAGGTAAAAAATAATATCATCTACACCGCCTGGGACATGGTAAAAAAAGACGGGTGGCAGGCTTTATCCATCCGCAAGATAGCAGAAGCTATTGAATATAGTGTCCCGGTGATCTATGACCACTTTGAAAATAAAGAAGCTATACTCCTTGAGTTCGGCAAAAAGGGTTTTCGAAAACTGGGAGATAAATTGGAATTCGCCCGGGATCAATACACCAACCCTCCTGATCAAATAAAGGCCATGGCCGACGCTTATTGGGAGTTTGCGCTGAACAATGTACAACTTTATCAATTAATGTTTGGCATTGGAATGGCATCGTGCGAAAGCGATAAATGCACTGCGGAATACGAAAGGTTTATCGATATCATGATCGAACCGATCGAAAAACAACTGAAATTAAACAATAGAACTGATGTGAACGCTTGTCTTAAATATCACACCCTTTGGTCGGTGCTGCATGGATTGGTGTCCATCAAAATAAGCGGAACATCGCCTGCGGACGATGAACTGACCAAAGTTGTACTTGACGACGCCATAACAGGCTATATAAAAAATCTGCAATAA
- a CDS encoding glycoside hydrolase family 3 C-terminal domain-containing protein, with translation MLFNLDFRIIFRLVCCVILALIQSAAFSQYKYPFQNLGLPVETRITNLLSLMTIDEKVDCLGTNPTVERLGVKGTRHIEGLHGVAMGVVGNWGGKTPVPTTIFPQSIGMAETWSPELLQQAASIEANEARYLFQSEKYKKGGLVVRAPNADLGRDPRWGRTEECYGEDAFFNATMVASYIKGLQGNDPKYWETAALMKHFLANSNEDSRDSSNSVFDNRLFNEYYGYTFRKGIEVGGSRAYMASYNKVNGIPQAVNPMLKNITVEQWGQNGIICTDGGAYRLLMTAHHYYPTAEEAAAGCIKAGINQFLDNYKAGVKGALDKKLVTETDIDQNLRGVFRVMIRLGQLDPPEMVPYTSIKDGPEPWLSKGHQDFARLITQKSIVLLKNGQNLLPLDKNKPGTIAVVGPRSAEVLQDWYSGTPPYSVSPLDGIKNKVGTGVKVVHTTNNLVAISMSKAADIVIVCVGNNPSGNLGWKKVDGPTEGREAVDRQSISLDSLQGDLVKKLYAVNPHIVMVLVSSFPYAINWEQEHIPAILHLTHCSQELGNALADVIFGDADPGGKLVQTWPKSISQLPPMMDYDIRHGRTYMYMKDEPLYPFGFGLSYTKFKYSNLQAPSKCGSKDSLFVTIDVENTGKRVGDEVVQLYVKHMGSKVERPLKELKAFKRISLEPGKKQTVQLKFAAWDLAYWNDRKNDFMVESEPVMLMAGSSSADIRETTTVKIKN, from the coding sequence ATGCTGTTTAACCTGGATTTCAGAATTATTTTCAGACTTGTATGTTGCGTCATATTGGCATTGATCCAATCGGCCGCTTTTTCCCAGTATAAATATCCTTTTCAGAACCTCGGCTTACCTGTTGAAACGCGTATAACAAATTTACTTTCATTAATGACCATTGATGAAAAGGTGGACTGCCTGGGCACCAACCCAACGGTCGAACGGCTTGGCGTGAAAGGCACCCGTCATATCGAAGGGCTTCATGGCGTTGCAATGGGCGTTGTCGGCAACTGGGGCGGCAAAACGCCCGTCCCCACGACTATATTCCCGCAAAGCATTGGCATGGCCGAGACCTGGAGCCCGGAACTGCTACAGCAGGCCGCATCTATAGAGGCCAACGAGGCAAGATATCTTTTCCAATCAGAAAAATATAAAAAAGGCGGCCTGGTAGTTCGGGCACCCAATGCCGACCTAGGCCGCGACCCGAGATGGGGCCGCACAGAAGAATGCTATGGAGAGGACGCTTTTTTTAATGCGACTATGGTTGCAAGCTATATAAAAGGGCTGCAGGGCAACGATCCGAAGTATTGGGAAACGGCGGCACTGATGAAACACTTTTTGGCCAACAGCAACGAAGACAGCCGCGACAGCAGTAATTCGGTATTCGATAACCGGCTGTTTAACGAATATTATGGGTACACTTTTCGCAAAGGTATAGAAGTTGGTGGTTCAAGAGCTTATATGGCTTCCTATAATAAGGTAAATGGTATCCCCCAGGCAGTAAACCCTATGCTCAAAAATATTACAGTTGAGCAGTGGGGACAAAATGGTATTATATGCACCGACGGAGGGGCCTACCGGCTTTTGATGACTGCCCATCATTACTATCCAACTGCGGAAGAAGCCGCTGCCGGGTGTATCAAAGCCGGCATTAACCAATTCCTGGATAATTACAAGGCCGGTGTAAAAGGCGCGCTTGATAAAAAACTGGTAACGGAAACAGATATCGACCAAAATCTGCGCGGCGTATTCCGTGTGATGATCAGGCTTGGTCAGTTGGACCCGCCGGAGATGGTGCCTTACACATCAATTAAAGATGGACCCGAGCCATGGCTAAGCAAGGGCCACCAGGATTTTGCGCGGTTAATCACTCAGAAATCGATCGTATTACTAAAAAACGGACAAAACCTTTTGCCGCTTGACAAAAACAAACCAGGAACAATAGCGGTGGTCGGCCCCCGTTCAGCAGAAGTATTGCAGGACTGGTACAGTGGTACCCCACCCTATAGCGTGAGTCCGCTGGATGGAATAAAAAACAAGGTCGGAACCGGTGTTAAAGTGGTTCACACTACAAATAATTTAGTTGCAATAAGCATGTCAAAGGCCGCCGATATCGTTATTGTATGCGTAGGTAACAACCCTTCAGGTAATTTAGGGTGGAAGAAGGTAGACGGGCCTACCGAAGGCCGCGAGGCCGTTGACCGTCAGAGTATTTCACTCGATTCTTTGCAGGGAGACCTGGTTAAAAAACTTTACGCAGTTAATCCGCATATAGTAATGGTGCTGGTAAGTAGCTTTCCTTACGCCATTAACTGGGAACAAGAACATATACCTGCTATTCTGCATTTAACCCATTGCAGCCAGGAACTGGGCAATGCACTTGCCGATGTCATTTTTGGCGATGCAGATCCCGGTGGCAAACTGGTTCAAACCTGGCCAAAATCGATCAGCCAGCTACCGCCGATGATGGATTATGACATCCGCCATGGCCGCACCTATATGTATATGAAAGATGAGCCTTTATATCCTTTTGGTTTTGGGCTAAGCTATACCAAGTTTAAATATTCGAACTTGCAGGCGCCTTCTAAATGCGGTTCGAAAGATAGTCTTTTCGTTACCATCGACGTGGAAAATACAGGAAAGCGGGTTGGTGATGAGGTGGTTCAGCTATACGTCAAACACATGGGGTCGAAAGTTGAACGCCCGTTAAAGGAATTAAAGGCCTTTAAACGAATAAGCCTGGAGCCGGGAAAAAAACAAACAGTGCAATTGAAATTTGCAGCATGGGATCTCGCTTACTGGAACGATAGGAAAAACGATTTTATGGTAGAAAGCGAGCCGGTGATGTTAATGGCGGGCAGCTCTTCAGCCGATATCAGGGAAACAACGACGGTAAAAATAAAAAATTAA
- a CDS encoding efflux RND transporter periplasmic adaptor subunit, with protein METTTIIRSIRHNLPLLIAVAAIVLHTSCSSSTAGNTAPPPQELPVVSITSKPVTVYSEFTASLQGKRDIEIRPQVDGNLEAIYVDEGAYVYKGQPLFKIDARPYTEQLNNANATLLSAKASLANALINVNKLAPLVQNNVISDVQLQSAKAAYDAAKANVEQAKAQVESAKINVGYTTITAPADGYIGTIPFKTGSLVVKSQADALTVLSENKEMHAYFTLSESDFINFKSRFEGATLQEKIKHLPEVELVLADNSTYPEKGKVELAEGQFSKTDGTISFRANFSNPNGLLRSGNTGKIRLPNTVTNSLLVPQEATFELQDKVFVYALTDSNKVVGKPVTVTGTSGNFYLVSGGIKAGDKIVYQGIDRLHDGVIIKPKTMPADSLFKTAAL; from the coding sequence ATGGAAACCACCACAATCATCAGATCGATCAGGCATAATTTGCCTTTGCTTATAGCGGTCGCCGCCATCGTACTGCATACAAGTTGCAGTTCGTCAACAGCCGGCAATACTGCGCCACCACCGCAAGAACTACCTGTTGTTAGCATAACCAGCAAACCCGTTACCGTTTATAGCGAATTTACCGCTTCGTTACAGGGTAAACGCGATATCGAGATCCGTCCGCAGGTAGATGGCAACCTTGAAGCCATTTATGTTGACGAAGGCGCCTATGTTTACAAAGGACAGCCCTTATTCAAAATAGATGCGCGCCCCTACACCGAGCAACTAAACAATGCAAATGCAACTTTGCTTTCGGCGAAAGCGTCGCTAGCCAATGCATTGATCAACGTGAATAAACTGGCACCGCTGGTACAGAACAATGTAATATCAGATGTTCAGTTACAATCAGCCAAAGCAGCCTATGACGCTGCAAAAGCTAATGTAGAGCAAGCAAAGGCACAGGTTGAATCAGCTAAGATCAATGTTGGTTACACCACCATTACCGCTCCAGCCGATGGGTATATCGGTACCATTCCTTTTAAAACCGGAAGCCTGGTTGTTAAATCACAGGCAGATGCATTAACTGTGTTATCAGAAAACAAGGAAATGCATGCATACTTCACCCTAAGTGAAAGCGATTTTATCAACTTCAAGTCGCGTTTTGAAGGCGCGACACTGCAGGAAAAGATAAAACACCTGCCCGAAGTGGAACTTGTGCTTGCAGACAACTCCACCTATCCTGAAAAAGGTAAAGTTGAATTAGCCGAAGGTCAATTCAGTAAAACAGATGGCACCATAAGTTTCAGGGCTAATTTTTCCAATCCGAACGGCTTATTACGTTCGGGTAATACAGGAAAGATTCGGCTGCCGAACACGGTGACCAATTCGTTACTGGTACCGCAGGAAGCAACTTTTGAATTACAGGATAAGGTATTTGTTTACGCTTTGACCGATAGCAACAAGGTTGTTGGTAAGCCAGTGACCGTTACAGGCACAAGTGGCAACTTCTATCTTGTTTCGGGAGGAATAAAGGCAGGCGATAAGATCGTTTACCAGGGCATCGACCGGTTACATGATGGGGTGATCATCAAACCCAAAACTATGCCGGCCGACAGCTTATTCAAAACAGCGGCGCTGTAA
- a CDS encoding glycoside hydrolase family 31 protein: MISKYLPNYSPKLLIIVLALFFTHITSASVKSYHKDVDGVSFTLDKGLMKVRICRPDIVEVKYTVFEKLPAFNSLVVNNAFKMPSKFTVTQSSNSIDINTGKLIVRIDRKTNAITYLTAAGKIITSEDKNNKEMHQQTVAGIDTYSCSTTFNSPADEALFGLGCHPTDSLSINYKGRDQDMAIRYMTGAIPVLLSTKGYGLMWDNYSASNFYGTEADNTKFRYVSESGKQVDYYFFYGPSFDHIIDLYRTTTGNAPMYPKWAFGLFQSQDRYLSQKEILSVKDNYRNNHIPVDVIVQDWYYWDPLPIGSHVMKPERYPDPKAMVDELHKAHIHGMISIWPVFGKGTPNYDALDKNGFLTSITWDNVVTHTFDTYYDAHNPAAREMYWDQARDSLVKRYGWDAWWVDQCEPDNGTLLDERRKANFSVGKGIDYFNTYSLEHSKGLYKGWRRDIPGKRAYFLIRQAFAGEQRNAATLWSSDISCSYQALKSQVPQGINACASGIPYWTSDIGGYHYHWKAPDWSKPEFQELFTRWFQFGTFSPIFRIHGKGERALFSKNWSDSTKAILLKYDNLRYRLLPYIYSLAGKVTQENYTIMRSLAFDFRNDKNVYDIPDQYMFGPAFLVNPVTEQLYSGENAALGKHTREVYLPAGTTWYDFWTGKKYNGGHKIEVDVPIETMPLYVKAGSIVPMGQHMQYATEKPADVMELRIYTGANGEFKFYEDENNNYNYEKGSYATFKFIWNDQSRQLSISDTKGDFPGMLKKRTFNIVLVKGSHGSDEGITAKADKTVTYAGKAISIKL, from the coding sequence ATGATCAGCAAATACCTCCCCAACTACTCTCCTAAGTTGCTAATTATTGTATTGGCCCTGTTTTTTACACATATCACCAGCGCATCCGTCAAAAGCTATCATAAGGACGTGGATGGCGTAAGCTTTACACTGGACAAGGGCTTGATGAAGGTCAGGATATGCAGACCGGATATTGTTGAAGTGAAATACACCGTATTCGAAAAGCTGCCCGCGTTCAATTCGCTGGTTGTGAACAATGCATTTAAAATGCCGTCAAAATTTACCGTCACCCAGTCGTCTAATAGTATCGATATTAATACCGGAAAGCTTATCGTCAGGATCGACCGTAAAACCAATGCGATAACTTACCTGACTGCTGCCGGAAAGATCATAACGTCGGAAGATAAAAACAATAAAGAGATGCATCAGCAAACCGTGGCGGGCATCGATACTTACAGTTGCAGCACAACTTTTAATTCGCCCGCTGATGAGGCCCTTTTCGGTTTAGGCTGCCATCCTACAGATTCGCTGTCGATCAATTATAAGGGCCGCGACCAGGATATGGCCATCAGGTATATGACCGGCGCCATACCTGTCTTGCTATCGACTAAAGGATACGGGCTGATGTGGGATAATTATTCTGCGTCAAACTTTTACGGAACAGAAGCGGATAACACAAAGTTCAGGTATGTTTCGGAAAGCGGGAAACAGGTAGATTATTATTTTTTCTACGGCCCCAGTTTTGACCATATTATTGACCTGTACCGCACCACAACCGGTAATGCACCGATGTACCCAAAATGGGCATTCGGTCTTTTTCAGTCGCAGGACAGGTATTTGAGTCAGAAAGAAATACTTTCTGTAAAGGATAACTACCGTAATAACCATATCCCGGTAGATGTTATCGTGCAGGACTGGTATTATTGGGACCCGCTGCCTATCGGTTCGCATGTGATGAAACCCGAGCGCTATCCGGACCCAAAGGCAATGGTCGACGAATTACATAAAGCGCATATACACGGCATGATATCCATCTGGCCGGTGTTTGGTAAAGGAACGCCCAATTATGATGCTCTGGATAAGAACGGCTTCCTGACCAGCATTACCTGGGATAACGTTGTTACCCACACTTTCGATACTTATTACGATGCCCACAACCCTGCTGCGCGCGAAATGTACTGGGACCAGGCGCGCGACAGCCTGGTAAAACGTTACGGCTGGGATGCCTGGTGGGTGGACCAATGCGAGCCCGACAATGGCACCCTGCTGGATGAACGCCGCAAAGCCAATTTCTCTGTCGGCAAAGGCATCGATTATTTTAATACCTATTCGCTGGAGCATTCCAAAGGTTTATATAAAGGCTGGCGGCGGGATATACCGGGCAAACGGGCCTATTTTCTTATCAGGCAGGCATTTGCAGGCGAGCAGCGCAACGCAGCTACTTTATGGTCGTCGGATATCAGTTGCTCGTACCAGGCTTTAAAGAGCCAGGTGCCACAAGGCATCAATGCCTGCGCATCAGGTATCCCCTACTGGACATCAGACATAGGCGGCTATCACTATCACTGGAAAGCTCCTGATTGGTCGAAACCCGAGTTCCAGGAGTTGTTCACACGCTGGTTCCAATTTGGTACTTTCAGCCCTATTTTCCGGATACACGGAAAAGGCGAAAGGGCATTGTTCTCAAAAAACTGGAGCGATAGTACCAAAGCTATTTTGTTGAAATATGATAACCTGCGCTATCGCCTGCTGCCATATATTTATTCACTTGCGGGTAAGGTAACCCAGGAAAACTACACCATAATGCGTTCACTGGCATTTGATTTCAGGAACGATAAAAATGTATATGATATTCCCGATCAATACATGTTTGGGCCTGCATTCCTGGTAAACCCGGTTACAGAGCAATTGTATTCCGGCGAGAACGCGGCCTTGGGTAAACATACCCGTGAGGTATATCTGCCTGCCGGAACTACGTGGTATGATTTCTGGACAGGCAAAAAATATAACGGAGGTCATAAAATCGAGGTGGATGTACCTATAGAAACCATGCCACTTTATGTAAAAGCTGGTTCGATCGTCCCAATGGGTCAGCACATGCAATATGCTACCGAGAAACCCGCCGATGTTATGGAGCTAAGGATATACACCGGCGCTAATGGTGAGTTTAAATTTTACGAGGACGAGAACAATAACTACAATTACGAAAAAGGCAGCTACGCCACATTTAAGTTTATATGGAATGACCAATCACGTCAGCTAAGTATTTCGGACACAAAAGGCGACTTCCCTGGCATGCTTAAAAAGCGGACATTCAATATCGTACTTGTAAAGGGCAGCCACGGCAGCGACGAAGGAATAACAGCAAAGGCCGACAAAACGGTTACTTATGCAGGAAAAGCCATAAGCATAAAATTGTAA
- a CDS encoding hybrid sensor histidine kinase/response regulator transcription factor: MRVRPFLLMAFFFLMQHALYGQDNPYQFYHLDINNGLSNNQINCIFRDSKGFMWFGTTSGLNRYDGYKFRVFKNDNRDTNSIAQNFVSNIFEGPENKMWVLTHNYFSIYDPQTEKFSNNIHSQLDRFRIGTSDLRLIKKDSWGNFWFITNNRGAYCYQPQSGITEFYDHSAKSKISLHSDQVMDIADCGNGIIWVIYSDGVLEKLDINNHRIIEIAHVPATTEGKSNFSFFATVDQQQNLWLWANGSQIGVYRYDAGLRSFKHFAKEEPGYKLNSNIVNSITIGDDQKIWIGTDHGGIDIVDPKTFNIVYLTSREDDPKSLRGNSVVLYKDVEGIIWAGTYKQGISYYRKGIFQFPLYRHFPADKASLPFEDVDCFKEDKAGNLWIGTNGGGLIYFDRKNNKYTRYTHDPGNANSLSNDIVISLCIDYEGKLWIGTYFGGLECFDGKTFTHHRHNDKIAGTISDDRVYCLFEDRSHNIWAGTFAGGISVYNRATGSFTKPFPNLSSSYIAALYPDAQQNVWVGEDEGIDVINTKTNKITRYIHQSKNPNSPIAYDINGITQDSRGLMWIGTKGGLSVLNPKTGKFTNLDGNTNLPANNVLNIIEDKQGRMWLSSSNGIACISIRGNNNNYQFDIKNFDEADGLQGREFNLNAAYKTRNGEMIFGGAHGFNFFDPSKVSIQVRKPKLAFTDLQLFNKSVAVGDTIKGSVVLQKAISSIQSVVFNYRQNVFSIEFAAADFFNPNKIQYQYKLEGFDKGWLNSPATSRKATYTNLDAGDYVFKVRAFNTNDAGNAGTIALKIKVLPPFWKSPLAYVLYAIAFIAALLYIRHRGILKLKKEFEIKQHQLETERQIAKEREEAHRMHELDLMKIKFFTNVSHEFRTPLSLILSPIDQMIKSSDKPDQQQQLTMIKRNGRRLLNLVNQLLDFRKMEFKELKLSPAKGDIVNFTREVSASFSDIADKKNIRFAFDSEIESLFTAFDHDKLERVLFNLLSNAFKFTPNGGHICVFLSLKAETDADGKQLLEIKVLDTGIGINADKQEKIFERFFQDNMPQNLLNQGSGIGLSITREFVKMHGGDISVESEVGEGSCFTILLPVIAGHQASETDGVQKIAPESKKVKEHNGDPARKPLVLLIEDNDDLRFYLKDNLKHLFTIIEANNGKEGWQKALALHPGIIVSDIHMPEMNGIELCEKIKADSRTADIPVILLTALCEEEDQLSGLGSGANDYVMKPFNFEILLSKIQNLLHLQETLKRTYQKHVEINVQQMEIESEDEKFIKNAVTIIEANITNYNFSVEELSRLLLMSRVSLYKKLLTLTGKTPVDFIRSIRLKKAMQLLQKSKLNIASVAYEVGFSNPTYFAKVFREEYGVLPSDYVNQLKRNEASQESSLAGAR, from the coding sequence ATGAGAGTGAGACCTTTCTTACTGATGGCGTTTTTTTTTCTAATGCAGCATGCGCTGTACGGCCAGGACAACCCTTATCAATTCTATCACCTGGATATTAATAACGGACTATCGAATAACCAGATCAATTGCATTTTCAGGGACTCAAAAGGCTTTATGTGGTTTGGCACGACTTCGGGCCTCAACCGCTATGATGGTTATAAATTCAGGGTTTTTAAAAATGACAACAGGGACACTAACTCGATCGCCCAAAATTTCGTCTCGAATATATTTGAAGGACCCGAAAACAAAATGTGGGTGCTAACGCACAACTACTTCAGTATTTATGATCCGCAAACCGAAAAATTCTCCAATAATATACATAGTCAGCTCGACAGGTTCAGGATTGGCACATCAGACTTACGCTTAATTAAAAAAGACAGCTGGGGAAATTTTTGGTTCATTACAAACAACAGGGGCGCGTACTGCTATCAACCTCAAAGCGGTATAACTGAATTTTACGATCATTCAGCGAAATCGAAGATTTCCCTTCACTCCGACCAGGTGATGGATATAGCAGATTGCGGGAATGGTATTATCTGGGTGATCTACAGCGACGGTGTACTTGAAAAACTGGATATTAATAATCACCGTATCATCGAAATTGCACACGTACCGGCAACAACCGAGGGCAAAAGCAATTTTTCATTTTTTGCAACTGTCGATCAGCAGCAAAATCTTTGGCTATGGGCGAATGGTAGCCAGATAGGGGTATACAGGTACGATGCCGGCTTAAGGTCTTTCAAACATTTCGCCAAAGAAGAACCGGGATACAAGTTGAATTCCAATATTGTTAATTCCATTACCATTGGCGATGACCAGAAGATTTGGATAGGCACGGACCATGGCGGGATCGACATTGTTGACCCGAAAACTTTCAATATCGTTTACCTGACTTCCCGCGAGGATGATCCCAAATCGCTCAGGGGAAATAGTGTGGTATTATATAAGGACGTGGAAGGCATCATTTGGGCTGGCACCTACAAGCAAGGTATAAGCTATTACCGCAAGGGTATTTTTCAGTTCCCACTTTACAGGCATTTTCCTGCAGACAAAGCGAGCCTGCCTTTTGAAGATGTGGACTGCTTTAAAGAAGATAAAGCCGGCAATTTATGGATAGGCACCAACGGAGGCGGCTTGATCTATTTCGATAGAAAAAACAATAAATACACACGATATACGCATGATCCCGGGAATGCCAACAGCTTAAGCAATGATATAGTGATAAGCTTATGCATAGACTATGAAGGCAAACTCTGGATAGGAACTTATTTTGGCGGGCTTGAATGCTTTGATGGTAAAACATTCACTCACCACAGGCATAACGATAAGATAGCAGGAACCATTTCAGACGATCGGGTATATTGCCTGTTCGAAGATCGGTCACACAATATATGGGCTGGCACATTTGCCGGCGGTATAAGTGTTTATAACAGGGCAACCGGCTCATTCACAAAACCTTTTCCTAATTTAAGTTCCAGCTACATAGCTGCACTTTACCCCGACGCGCAGCAAAACGTTTGGGTTGGCGAAGATGAAGGGATCGATGTTATCAATACCAAAACCAACAAGATAACACGTTATATCCACCAGTCCAAAAATCCCAATAGCCCTATCGCTTATGATATTAATGGAATAACCCAGGATAGCAGGGGATTAATGTGGATAGGAACAAAAGGCGGTTTAAGCGTACTAAATCCTAAAACAGGCAAATTCACGAACCTGGACGGTAATACAAACCTTCCTGCAAATAATGTCCTGAACATTATTGAAGACAAGCAGGGACGGATGTGGTTAAGCAGTTCCAACGGCATTGCCTGTATCAGCATCAGGGGTAACAACAACAACTACCAGTTTGATATCAAGAACTTTGATGAAGCCGACGGGTTACAAGGCAGGGAGTTCAATTTAAATGCCGCCTACAAAACGCGAAATGGTGAAATGATATTTGGAGGGGCGCATGGTTTTAACTTCTTCGATCCATCAAAAGTCAGCATCCAGGTTCGGAAACCTAAGCTCGCGTTTACCGATCTCCAGCTTTTTAACAAAAGTGTAGCCGTTGGTGATACTATTAAAGGTTCGGTCGTTCTTCAAAAGGCCATATCATCAATCCAGTCGGTAGTTTTCAACTACAGGCAAAATGTTTTCAGCATTGAGTTTGCGGCTGCCGACTTCTTCAATCCGAACAAGATCCAATACCAGTACAAACTCGAGGGATTCGACAAAGGATGGTTAAACAGCCCGGCAACATCAAGAAAAGCCACCTACACCAACCTCGACGCAGGGGACTACGTTTTCAAAGTAAGGGCATTTAATACCAATGATGCCGGCAATGCCGGTACAATTGCACTTAAGATAAAAGTTTTACCGCCTTTCTGGAAGTCGCCGCTTGCTTATGTGCTGTATGCAATTGCTTTTATAGCGGCTTTGCTTTATATCAGGCATCGCGGGATATTAAAATTGAAGAAGGAATTTGAAATAAAGCAACATCAATTGGAGACCGAGCGTCAGATCGCAAAGGAACGGGAAGAAGCTCACCGGATGCACGAACTGGACCTGATGAAGATAAAATTCTTCACCAACGTGAGCCACGAATTCAGGACACCGTTATCGCTTATCCTGTCCCCTATCGACCAGATGATCAAATCGAGCGACAAACCCGATCAGCAACAACAGCTAACCATGATCAAAAGAAATGGACGCCGTTTGCTTAACCTGGTTAACCAATTACTTGATTTCAGAAAAATGGAGTTCAAAGAACTGAAATTAAGTCCCGCTAAAGGTGATATTGTGAATTTTACAAGAGAGGTATCAGCCTCGTTTTCAGATATTGCTGATAAAAAGAATATACGTTTCGCGTTCGACTCCGAAATCGAATCGCTCTTTACTGCATTCGACCACGATAAGCTCGAGCGGGTATTATTCAACCTGCTGTCAAATGCTTTTAAATTCACACCTAACGGGGGGCATATATGTGTGTTCCTTAGCCTGAAGGCTGAAACCGACGCCGACGGTAAACAACTGCTTGAAATAAAAGTGCTGGATACTGGTATCGGCATCAATGCCGATAAGCAGGAAAAGATATTTGAAAGGTTTTTCCAGGATAATATGCCTCAAAACCTTCTAAACCAGGGCAGCGGCATTGGTTTATCTATCACACGTGAATTTGTAAAGATGCATGGCGGCGATATCTCTGTCGAAAGCGAAGTTGGCGAAGGAAGTTGCTTTACAATCCTTTTGCCTGTAATCGCCGGACACCAGGCGTCGGAAACGGACGGTGTCCAAAAAATTGCGCCGGAATCGAAAAAGGTTAAAGAACATAACGGCGACCCGGCGCGGAAACCTCTTGTATTATTGATAGAAGACAATGACGATCTGCGCTTCTATCTTAAAGACAATCTGAAACACCTGTTTACCATTATTGAAGCCAATAATGGCAAAGAAGGTTGGCAGAAAGCACTGGCTTTACACCCCGGCATTATCGTGAGTGACATCCACATGCCCGAAATGAACGGTATAGAACTATGCGAAAAAATAAAAGCAGATAGCAGAACAGCGGATATACCGGTAATTCTACTCACCGCTTTATGCGAAGAGGAGGACCAGTTGTCGGGCTTAGGAAGTGGCGCGAACGACTACGTGATGAAGCCGTTCAACTTTGAAATATTGCTTTCCAAGATACAGAACCTGCTGCATTTGCAGGAAACGCTGAAAAGGACCTATCAAAAGCATGTCGAAATAAACGTACAGCAAATGGAGATCGAGTCGGAAGACGAAAAATTCATAAAAAACGCCGTAACTATTATCGAAGCGAATATTACCAATTACAACTTCTCGGTTGAAGAATTGAGCCGGCTTCTGCTCATGAGCCGGGTATCTTTATACAAAAAGCTACTTACACTTACCGGAAAAACTCCCGTTGATTTTATCAGGTCCATAAGGTTGAAGAAAGCGATGCAATTATTGCAAAAAAGCAAACTGAATATTGCGAGCGTAGCCTATGAAGTAGGCTTCAGCAACCCTACCTATTTTGCAAAAGTATTCCGCGAGGAATATGGAGTGCTTCCTTCCGATTACGTTAACCAGCTCAAAAGGAATGAGGCCAGCCAGGAAAGCAGTCTGGCAGGGGCAAGATAA